In Thunnus thynnus chromosome 13, fThuThy2.1, whole genome shotgun sequence, the following proteins share a genomic window:
- the serpinh1a gene encoding serpin H1a: MWVTNLVALVLLATAASAATSASPDKVLSNHATILADNSADFAFSLYQNMAKEKDVENIIISPVVVATSLGLVALGGKASTASQVKTILNAAKVKDEQLHSGLAELLTEVSDPKTRNVTWKISNRLYGPSSVNFVDDFVKSSKKHYNYDHSKINFSDKKSAVNSINEWAAKSTDGKLPEVTKDVEKTDGAMIINAMFFKPHWDEQFHHKMVDQRGFLVPHSYTVSVQMMHRTGLYNFYDDKTNKLYILSMPLAHKKSTVVFLMPYHVEPLERLEKMLTKKQLDTWMGKLQQTAIAVTLPKVSMEVSHNLQKHLEELGLTEAVNKSKADLSKISGKKDLYLSNVFHASAMEWDTAGNEMDPSIFGTDKLKNPRLFYADHPFIFLVKDQKTNSILFIGRMVRPKGEKMRDEL; the protein is encoded by the exons ATGTGGGTAACAAACCTGGTAGCCCTGGTCCTCCTGGCCACTGCAGCCTCAGCTGCCACCTCTGCATCACCCGACAAAGTCCTGAGTAACCACGCCACCATCCTTGCTGACAACAGTGCTGACTTTGCATTCAGTCTCTACCAAAACATGGCAAAGGAGAAAGACGTAGAAAACATCATCATTTCCCCTGTTGTGGTGGCCACCTCTCTGGGTCTAGTGGCTCTTGGGGGCAAGGCCTCCACTGCTTCTCAGGTAAAGACCATTCTGAATGCGGCCAAAGTTAAAGATGAGCAGCTGCACTCTGGTTTGGCCGAGCTCCTGACTGAGGTGAGCGACCCCAAGACCCGCAACGTCACCTGGAAGATTAGTAACCGCCTGTATGGACCCAGCTCTGTCAACTTTGTGGATGATTTTGTGAAGAGCAGCAAAAAGCACTACAACTATGACCACTCCAAGATAAACTTCAGTGATAAGAAGAGTGCTGTGAACTCCATCAACGAGTGGGCAGCCAAGTCCACTGATGGCAAACTACCTGAGGTCACCAAGGATGTAGAAAAGACTGATGGGGCAATGATCATTAATGCTATGTTTTTCAAAC CTCACTGGGATGAGCAGTTCCATCATAAGATGGTGGACCAACGTGGCTTCTTGGTACCTCATAGCTACACTGTGTCAGTACAGATGATGCACCGCACAG GTCTCTACAACTTCTATGATGACAAAACCAATAAGTTGTACATCCTGAGCATGCCCTTGGCTCATAAGAAGTCCACTGTGGTGTTCCTCATGCCCTACCACGTGGAACCTCTGGAGAGACTGGAGAAGATGCTGACCAAGAAGCAGCTGGACACGTGGATGGGCAAACTGCAGCAGACAGCAATAGCCGTGACTCTGCCCAAAGTCAGCATGGAAGTCAGTCACAACCTGCag AAACACCTCGAGGAGTTGGGCCTGACAGAGGCTGTGAACAAATCCAAAGCTGACTTGTCCAAAATCTCCGGGAAGAAGGATCTCTACCTGTCCAATGTGTTCCATGCTTCTGCCATGGAATGGGACACTGCTGGAAACGAAATGGACCCAAGCATCTTTGGCACAGACAAGCTGAAAAACCCCAGACTCTTCTATGCTGATCACCCTTTCATCTTCTTAGTGAAGGACCAGAAGACGAACTCCATCCTGTTCATTGGCAGGATGGTCAGGCCAAAGGGTGAAAAGATGAGAGATGAATTGTAA
- the acer3 gene encoding alkaline ceramidase 3 isoform X1 — protein MGLRPLTASPSSIMAPSLDRQGYWGRPTSTLDWCEENYVVSFYIAEFWNTVSNLIMILPPIYGAIQTFRDGLEFRYICSFLGLAAVGVGSWCFHMTLLYEMQLLDELPMIYSTCVFVYCLYECFKQENSLSLFPIALLLIFSVSVTVVYLQWKEPVFHQVMYGALVACLVMRSIFIVTWVYPWLRPLCYTSLGVFMLGFLLWNIDNIFCDSLRASRRTLPPGVGVVTQFHAWWHIFTGLGSYLHILLSLQIRSTYLKYRPKVKFLCGVWPALHIDPQKTS, from the exons ATGGGACTACGTCCGTTAACAGCCTCCCCCTCTTCCATCATGGCTCCGTCGTTAGACAGGCAGGGATACTGGGGGCGGCCGACCTCAACGCTGGACTGGTGTGAAGAAAATTATGTCGTCTCTTTTTACATCGCAGAATTTT GGAACACTGTCAGCAACCTGATTATGATTCTTCCTCCCATTTATGGAGCCATCCAGACTTTTCGTGATGGCCTGGAGTTTCGCTACATCTGCTCTTTCCTTGGACTGGCAG CTGTTGGTGTTGGTTCCTGGTGCTTCCACATGACGCTGCTGTACGAGATGCAG TTACTGGACGAGTTGCCAATGATTTACAGTACATGCGTCTTTGTCTACTGTTT ATATGAGTGCTTCAAACAAGAGAACAGCCTCAGTTTATTTCCTATTGCATTATTATTAATCTTCAGTGTCTCAGTCACTGTG gTGTACCTACAGTGGAAGGAGCCAGTGTTTCACCAG GTCATGTATGGTGCTTTAGTAGCCTGCCTAGTGATGCGATCTATCTTCATTGTTACATG GGTGTACCCATGGCTCAGACCTCTGTGTTACACCTCATTAGGTGTCTTTATGTTAGGCTTTCTACTGTGGAACATTGACAATATCTTCTGTGACTCATTAAG AGCCAGTAGACGAACGTTGCCCCCTGGTGTTGGAGTAGTAACGCAGTTCCATGCCTGGTGGCACATCTTCACAGGCCTGGGATCATACCTGCACATACTTCTGAG TCTGCAGATCAGATCAACCTACCTCAAGTACAGACCAAAAGTAAAG TTTCTCTGTGGAGTTTGGCCCGCACTGCACATTGATCCACAGAAGACGAGCTGA
- the acer3 gene encoding alkaline ceramidase 3 isoform X2: MILPPIYGAIQTFRDGLEFRYICSFLGLAAVGVGSWCFHMTLLYEMQLLDELPMIYSTCVFVYCLYECFKQENSLSLFPIALLLIFSVSVTVVYLQWKEPVFHQVMYGALVACLVMRSIFIVTWVYPWLRPLCYTSLGVFMLGFLLWNIDNIFCDSLRASRRTLPPGVGVVTQFHAWWHIFTGLGSYLHILLSLQIRSTYLKYRPKVKFLCGVWPALHIDPQKTS, encoded by the exons ATGATTCTTCCTCCCATTTATGGAGCCATCCAGACTTTTCGTGATGGCCTGGAGTTTCGCTACATCTGCTCTTTCCTTGGACTGGCAG CTGTTGGTGTTGGTTCCTGGTGCTTCCACATGACGCTGCTGTACGAGATGCAG TTACTGGACGAGTTGCCAATGATTTACAGTACATGCGTCTTTGTCTACTGTTT ATATGAGTGCTTCAAACAAGAGAACAGCCTCAGTTTATTTCCTATTGCATTATTATTAATCTTCAGTGTCTCAGTCACTGTG gTGTACCTACAGTGGAAGGAGCCAGTGTTTCACCAG GTCATGTATGGTGCTTTAGTAGCCTGCCTAGTGATGCGATCTATCTTCATTGTTACATG GGTGTACCCATGGCTCAGACCTCTGTGTTACACCTCATTAGGTGTCTTTATGTTAGGCTTTCTACTGTGGAACATTGACAATATCTTCTGTGACTCATTAAG AGCCAGTAGACGAACGTTGCCCCCTGGTGTTGGAGTAGTAACGCAGTTCCATGCCTGGTGGCACATCTTCACAGGCCTGGGATCATACCTGCACATACTTCTGAG TCTGCAGATCAGATCAACCTACCTCAAGTACAGACCAAAAGTAAAG TTTCTCTGTGGAGTTTGGCCCGCACTGCACATTGATCCACAGAAGACGAGCTGA